The Limanda limanda chromosome 13, fLimLim1.1, whole genome shotgun sequence genome has a window encoding:
- the map2k2b gene encoding LOW QUALITY PROTEIN: dual specificity mitogen-activated protein kinase kinase 2b (The sequence of the model RefSeq protein was modified relative to this genomic sequence to represent the inferred CDS: inserted 3 bases in 3 codons; deleted 1 base in 1 codon; substituted 1 base at 1 genomic stop codon): protein MGPKKRPVPLNISPTGNGLTSSNNTDVAXEAKLEALWKIMEELELDEQQKKXNKLKDEGNGGVVSMECLGPSGLIMARKLIHRDIQPALRNQIVREXYECNSPSTVGFYGAFHSNGEICMEHLDTGSVDQVLKEAQRIPEEILGKVSIAVSTCLAYLREKHQIMHRDVTPSNMLXDSRGEIKLCDFGVSGQLIDSMANSFVET, encoded by the exons ATGGGCCCTAAAAAGAGACCAGTTCCCTTAAACATTTCTCCTACTGGTAATGGATTAACCAGCTCCAACAACACAGATGTTGCATGAGA GGCTAAATTAGAGGCACTTTGGAAAATaatggaggagctggagttagATGAACAGCAGAAGA GAAACAAGTTGAAAGATGAGGGCAATGGAGGTGTAGTCAGCATGGAGTGCCTAGGACCATCA GGATTAATCATGGCCAGAAAG CTCATTCACCGAGACATACAACCTGCTCTCAGGAACCAGATTGTCCGAG CATATGAGTGCAACTCTCCCTCCACCGTGGGCTTCTATGGAGCCTTTCACAGCAATGGAGAGATCTGCATGGAGCA CCTGGATACTGGATCTGTGGACCAGGTGCTGAAAGAAGCACAGAGGATCCCAGAAGAGATTCTGGGCAAAGTCAGCATTGCTGTGAGTACAT GCCTTGCCTACCTGAGAGAAAAACACCAAATCATGCATAGAG ATGTGACGCCTTCCAACATGT CAGATTCACGTGGTGAGATCAAGTTGTGTGACTTTGGTGTGAGTGGGCAGCTCATAGACTCAATGGCGAATTCCTTTGTGGAGACGTGA